The DNA segment TGAAAACCCACGGTGGCTCCCCATCACCACTgtggcctttttctttttccttttattttgtttgtttgtttatttatttagagaccaTGTTTCACTATGAAATGCTAACCAGAAGTGATTGCACTAGCCCACAAACTTTCCCAAAAGATGGTGTCATAGACTCAGCCTCCTTAGTTCTGTGACCAAGTTTCACAGCCAGGGCCAAAGTCACAGGCAACTGGAAGGTGATAGGCCAATAGACTTCCGCTTGTGGGAATGCATGTATTTCTCAAGGTCTGGGCAAGTATGTCCCATAGACCCAGGGGCTAAAGGCACAGTCCCAAGCCTGTGCTGCACTTGGAAGTAGTGGGCCCTTTAAGAGATGAGACCTAATTTGAAGCCCTTAGGTCACTGGGAGCACAACACCGAAGGGGATTATGGGACTGCTGAGAAGCTAAATCTGACCTGATGTGTTGTGCCATGGAAAGCCCAAAGTGAAAGCAGTAATCAGTCTTGTGAAGCCTCTAAGACTGAGGGCCAAAgtactttcttctttctgagcTCATGTGTCCAAGGTGATTGTTACAGGTGTGGAAAGCCGACCAAATGCAAGGTGAACCTGGACGTAATCTAGTTACCAAACCTGTTGGATTGGCTCAGGAACAGGGTGGAGGATCAACtgcttttggggaaaaaaagtttATGATCTAGTATAAAGGTAGCTTTGTACCTCTCTCCAAGCTGTTGGGGAAACCTGCCTTTCCCGAAGGCTTCTGTTGGTGTGCTCTAGCTTGGAAAGTCCTTTCATCTTGCGTCTATGATGCTCTGAGCTCCACTCTGGATCCACTCTGGAGAATGCAGCTGGCTCAGTCTTACTAATCTGACTCAAGCTGTGTGTGTGGAGAATCCACTCCTGGGATGGAGACAGCTGAGGCTGGGGAACCAGAGCAGGAGGGAGCCCTTTCACACCCCTTTCTTACTATAAAGGCCTTTCTGGGCTTTGTTGTTCTCCCTCATGGTTTTCTTGTATGAGGTGTGCCTTGCCCGTTCTCCCTCAGGGACACTGCCTTGTCCATGCATAACTGTAGCTCATGAGCTCCTCAGAGCCTGTCCTGAGGCTTGGGGACCCGGACGCTGTGCAGGACTTGGGGAAAGGTTCAGTGCAGTGAAGGGTCTAGCTACCACAATGATTCTGAAGAAAACATGGCCTTACCTTCAAAGACCTTAGCAGCAGGAGGGTCAGTGGACTGTGTCAAAATGAGCTGAGTACAAGAAATGAACAGGACACCAAGAACTCAAGGAGAAAGGCTTGTCATGTGAGGGACTGGAGAATATGTCACTTCCACAGGTGCCAACCTCATGACCCTCTGAGTGTCCACTGAGTGTTCTCAACTCTCAGAGAATGTAGACCTTACTTGAAGCCACTCAGCATTGACGGATGAGGAAATAAATTCTCCCTCGTGTGCCTTGACCCACACGGTACCTAACATAGCACACGGCATTGACCACCATGGTGGTACACAAACATAAGTCCTTTGAGATGTTTCCATCCTGACCCTAaaacttgtgtgtatgtgtccgtgtgtgtgcatctgtgtgtccgtccgtatgtgtgtgtctgtgtgtccctgtgtgtgtccatgtgtgtgtgtccgtgtgtgtttgtgtgttcatgtgtttgtgtgtgtgcctatgtgcctgtgtgcctgtgtgtgtgcctgtgttttgtgtgtgtgtgtgtgtgtgtgtgtgtgtgtgtgtgtgtgtgtgtgtgtgtgcgcgcgcgcacgctaACCTCCAAGATCTCAATGTTCTGTTACAGGGAAAGAAGGACTTTGGGGCAGATCACATGAAGAACACACAGGTGGGGAGACTCTCTAGGGTATCACATGGTCCTTCCAAGTAATtgtctgtgggatgatgtcacaggccTCCCTTCCTTTGCCGTGAGTCTAGATGGCCACAgccttttgtctgttttgttttttaatatttgcaGTTGTGTTTTAATTGCAGcatttttcccttcctcttccttcctccagcCTCTCCCACACAGCCCGCTCTCCTTCATATTTATGGCCTGTTTTCTCTTTAGCtgttattgcatgcatatgtgcatctgtgtatacatatacattcccAAATATAACCCGCTGAGTCTATAGGATGCCACTTGAATGTACGCTTCCAAGGCTGGCAGTTTGGGATTGGACAACCAAACtgtgtgtgctcttccctgggaatgGCTGCAGCGTTTGCTCCGCACTTTACTATAAGCCTGTAGtcctttgtgtagggttgaggcttcGTGGGCTTTTCCTCATGCAGTTTGACCTGTtccttggtttctctttcttgttcagctcatgtttggaTGATTAGGTTGGTGAGACATTCAAGGCATAGCTACTGATGTGACtcggagacacaatctcacagcaaaatcTCTTGAACTCCCAACTCTTCCAatatttcctccccctcttctgcaatATTCCCCGAGTCTTAGGTATGGGAGTATTTTGTAGACGGATCCATTGGGACTGAGCGCCACGGCAGTTTGAGCAGCTGTAGTTTTCTGTAGAGGTTTCTGTCTGTTGCAAACAGACGTTTCCATGATGAGGGGTGAGAACTACTCTTACCAGGATAGACCCTGGAGGAGGACGTGGGTATGGGGTAGGTGGGTGTAGGTGGTGAGGAGAGTCCTATGGCTGGATGCTAGTAGGGTGGGTCCTGGTGGGAGCCTGAGGGTTTTCACTTCTGCATTCTCTTTCACTCGGAGCAGGTTTTCTCTCAGACTCAACGGTAGCATCTTTGGGGCGGGGTCTCCTGCCATTGGCTGAATGGACTAGGCAGCAGTAGCTGCCACCGCCTCTCCCACATTTCGACATGGCTTCAGATTCATGGGTCCTGTTCACCCCCCGCCCTGTCCCCAGTGTGCTCTCCCACGAATGCACACGTGGAAGCCAGAGGCGGATGCCAGGAGTTGTTCTCTAACTCTCTACTTTAATCCTTTGAGACAGCGTCCTTCACTCTGTTCCCGGAGCTGGACGATTTGTccagactgactggccagcaacTTCCCATGGTGCACTCGTCTCTGCCTACCCAGTGTTTGTAGCTACACCCACTTCTAAGTggttggggatcaaactcaggtccttgtgcttgcttgACAAGCTCTttacccactaaaccatctccctaggacacccccaccccatttaGATGTCCTAACTAAGGGACAGACTGTCTGCTCAGTTCCCAACCCCAAAGCAGGAGGGACTGAGCTATCAACCCTGAACTCCTCAGACAAGACCCCAGACGAGCCATTGACTGGCTCCTGAGACGTCTATAAACCCTACAATAGCCACTATCCACTTGCCTCCAGACCTACACGCCTTCTTTCTATATTGTTCTTCTAGAATGAGCACATGTCCTCTTCTGTAGCATTTACAGATGAGTTGGGAGTTAAGGACCCCCGGAGATGGGCTAAGTGTACTTTGTGTGTTAAAGATTTGAATCTCTGGGTGCCAGGGACGATTGTTATGACTTGGGTGTGAAATATGTTCCCAAGAGCTCATAAGGTGATGGTGTGGTCAGCAGTGTGGCAACATTCAGCAGTGAGGTTTTGGGAGGTGGTTGGATCGTGAGGGCTCTGATCTCTTCCACGGGTCAGCCCACCTATAGATGTAGAGCTATTGGGAATGGTAGACCCTTCATGAGGTGGGGTCCAGTCTAAGGAAGTAGGACCGTGGGGAAGTGTCATCAAAAGATATATCCTGTTCCTactcccttccctctctgtttcctggctgcCGTGGGGTGAGCAGCTTTGCTTCAAGGTTTATCCTTTCTCATGATGTTCTGTCTAACCACAAGCCAAGAAGCAATTGGAGCTGGGTGACTGGAGCGAGGCCTTTGAAAGTGAGTTCAAAATCAGTTCTTCCTCTTTTAGGTCATCTCGGGTGTTTTGGCGGTGACGGAAGCTAATGCAGGGGTCAGCAAATATTTCCCAAGAAGGACCAGAAAGGGAAAAACCAATGTCTGGGCCgatagcttagtgggtaagagcGCTTGGTGAGCAGGCCTGAGGGCCTGAGTCCAGATCCCAGCATCTCTGTGTAGCTGGGCGTGGCCACATGGACCTGTAAACTCATTGATGTTGAGGGTCAGACAGGAAGTCCTCTGAGGCCTGCTGGCTATCCGCTCAGCTCTGGGGTCATTATAGGACCCCCCCCCCGGTGGCTTGAGTGAGAACTGTTTCCCACGTGTTCATGTATTTAAACACTTGCTCTCTGATTGGTGGCACTCtttgggaagtttttttttttcttttctttttttcggagctggggaccgaacccagggccttgcgcttgctaggcaagcactctaccactgagctaaatccccaacccctctttggGAAGTTTTAAAGTTCACTCTTTAGAACCTTTAAGAGGTGTTGCCTTGATGTAGGAAGTATGTCCCTGGGGGTGGACTTTGGGGGTTTAATGCTTTGCAAAACTTCTGGTGTGTTCTTTCTGATTGGTGTTCGTGGTGGAGAATGTGGTGACTCAGCCTCCTGCTCTACCTACCATCCCTGACTGCTGTCATGCCtcccctgccatgatggactttcTCCAGAACCACAAGCCAAAATacactcctgccaccatgcccaacatgTAAAGGAATATTTTACTTTGCCGGGTAGAACATTTCTCACGAGGCTACTCAACGCTGTTGTAAGGGAAGCAGCCGCACCGAGCACCCTTTGGAAAAGGTGCTGCTGTGTGCCAATAGAATTTCATTTATAGGCACCAGAGTTTGAATTGCATACAGTTTTCACAATGTGAGATATTCTTCATGTTCATGATGCTCTTCTGGTGTCTTTCATGCTATAAAAACTACACTGTATTGCAGGTTGCACAGAAGTGGCAGGCCAGGTCTTTTCCTCAGGTGAGGGGTGTTTCCCTTGCTAGAATAAGCTCCATGGGGGACTCCAGTGTCCTCTGCAAAGACCACAAAGGGTCCTCACAGTCTGACAGTGAAGTCTGACTTCTGTTTCTGGAGGCTAAATTCAGTACAGTAAGGGTCTGAGGAGGCAGCAGTGTTTACATGGTGGTGCTAAGTGCCTGTGAAGTTCTTCttgttcctcttcttgttcttgttcttgtccttcttgtccttctccttctccttcttcttttcttcttcttctttctctttttcttcttctttctcctcctcctcctcctcctcctcctcttcttcttcttcttcttcttcttcttcttcttcttcttcttcttctcctcctcctcctcctcctcctcctcctcctcttcctcctcctcctcctcctccttctccttttcctcctcctcttcctcctcctcctcctcctcctccttctccttttcctcctcctcctcctcctcctcctcctcctcctcctcctcctcctcccccctcttctcttccctctcctctcctctccttccctccacttCCACCTCTTCTACTCATCAAGAATCTGGCACCAGAAGCTAGGCTGAGACCATGGGGCTTCAGTGCTGAGAGGGGCTGGATGATTCTAGAAATAACCCCTCCTATTTTTAACACCCTTGCTCAAGCCACAAGGTTTCTAGTTTCATTCAAAACAATTCCAGGGCTTAAACATTCAAGTTGGAATTCAGAACCTCTAAGCTAACCCCATCCCTTCTCTCATAGTCTTCAATACCCAGGCAGTGTTTCTTAACCTTTCtgatgctgagaccctttaatacagttcctcatgctgtggtgacccccaaccatgacattattttcattgctacttcctaactgtaattttgctacttactgttacgaatcataatgtaagtatctgatatgcaggatatctgatatttgaaCCCTGTGGAAGGGATTGCAAGCCACAGGCTGAAAACTGCTACCCTAGGGAGTCataccttccttcccttctccaggGTCTAGGGCAGCTTATGGCCAGGAGTATCAGCAAGTGCTATGCAAGGCAGATGGAGACAAGGAAACATTTCTGAGATCTTTTATTTCAAAGCACAGATCCTATCCAGTTAAAAATGTCTCTTGGGAATCCTGGAAGCCAAGGAGGGATGTTCAGGTCACGGAAGAGGGTTTCATATCATGGTGGAAGAGAGTTTCGGGGAGGGGCTGGCTCTGGACACTGGCGATGCTCAGAACTGCAGAATGAGTACAGGCTGTTCTGGGAAGCTTTCTAAAGATGATCAGACCAGATCTTCAAAGACAGCAGGCATGGTGAGCAAACCTGAGCTTCGGCAGGCACAGTATACCCTTCGTGTACCTGCTTGCCTGCTGGCCTGCTTCCTCTGACCTGGGCAGGTCTGGGTTGTGTCCATGTGCACTGTTTGTAGAGGAGCTCAGAGGGAGAGACACACGATAGACAAGAAGTCAGGGCAGATGTGAGACTCCCTCCTCACCTCCGAAAGACTCTGCTTTGATCTAGTGCTCTGACTCAGCGTCCATGCAGGATTCCCAGGGGTTCTGGGGCATCCGAGGCAGGGAGAACAGCAGGAGAAACAGCCCACCGAGGAAGAGCAAAGTGAACGCGGCACACGCGCAGGCGAAAGACCACGAATAATAGTACTCAATCCAGACCGTGTCCTCGCTGTCAATCATACGCTTCACCGACTGCCTCATGACCTCCACCGACACGATGAGGCAGAGCCCTGGGGACAAAGCCAAGAGTCTCAGTGACTGCTGGTTCTCCTGCTGCCACCTCAGTCCTCCCCCAACCTCTGTTCCCTGCCTCTGACCTGGTCCTGAGGGGAAGCTGCTTCTAGACAGTTCTCACTGGGAATCTGCAAAAGTGGTCCATTCTGCAGCTCCCACCTCCCGCAGGAGGTTAGTCAGAGACCTGCCatgtttcctcctttcttttgttAATCGCTCTCTGGGAAGGTTTGGTCAGTGTCCCTCCCAAGGGTAGAATCATTGGGGGGAAAATGAACAAAGCAAGCTTTCTCCCAGCCCTCCTGGGGTCACCGGGGCTCTGACTGAACTTGGTCCTGTGTAAAACCTGAGTCCCCCCTCCCACCCAGACACTGCAGAACCCCACTCTACCTGCAAAGGCATAAAACATGGATGCCGGCCTTAGCAGGTAATCACGCTTATTCCCGAAGGACAGAAAGGCACAGATGGAGCCTATGATGATGAAGCCAAGGCTGAAGATAGCGATGGCCGCTGCCGAGATGCTGTACTCTGCAAAACAGAGGGAGCCTCAGAACCAGAGCCTCTCCCAGCACTTCCTGCTGTCAGGGTTCTCAGCGTGGTTCTTCATCCGGGGTTCCCATCTCCCACCTGAGCGAGGTTTACGCCCACAAAGTCCGGGTGAAGAGTGAGGCCAGGTGCTACGGATGGACTCATCCGTACCCTCAGGGGCACTAAAGTGCAGGGTTATCTGAAACGAAGGCCTCAGGAGGAGGCAGGACACCCCGTGGTTTGAGAAGTTCTTAGAGCCAAAGGCCTCCTGAGTGACAGGCAGAAG comes from the Rattus norvegicus strain BN/NHsdMcwi chromosome 10, GRCr8, whole genome shotgun sequence genome and includes:
- the Cacng1 gene encoding voltage-dependent calcium channel gamma-1 subunit (The RefSeq protein has 2 substitutions compared to this genomic sequence), whose translation is MSQTKTAKVRVTLFFILAGGVLAMVAVVTDHWAVLSPHLEHHNETCVAAHFGLWRICTTWVAMHNQDKNCDGTIPAGEKNCSYFRHFNPGESSEIFEFTTQKEYSISAAAIAIFSLGFIIIGSICAFLSFGNKRDYLLRPASMFYAFAGLCLIVSVEVMRQSVKRMIDSEDTVWIEYYYSWSFACACAGFTLLFLGGLFLLLFSLPRMPQNPWESCMDTESEH